A single genomic interval of Antechinus flavipes isolate AdamAnt ecotype Samford, QLD, Australia chromosome 1, AdamAnt_v2, whole genome shotgun sequence harbors:
- the NIPSNAP3A gene encoding protein NipSnap homolog 3A yields the protein MSSVFRHAFPGIRRTMFHFRRHWWTLVTPASWGQRQKSTTFATGPRQYDGTFYEFRTYTIQPAKMNEFLENTNKHIHLRTTHSELIGYWRQEFGDVMNRVFHIWKYDNFAHRARVREALAKDEEWQEKYISPNLPLMVQQKNEIAYLVPWCKLEKPPKEGFYEIVTFHMKPGGPALWGEDFQRAVNTHIQVGYSKLIGVFHTEFGTLNRVHVLWWTDTPDNRAAGRHRAHEDARVVAAVRESCNHLESQENVFLIPLPFSPLK from the exons ATGTCTTCAGTCTTCCGACACGCCTTTCCCGGAATCCGCAGGACCATGTTCCACTTCCGAAGGCACTGGTGGACTCTGGTCACCCCCGCGTCGTGGGGCCAGCGCCAG AAAAGTACAACTTTTGCTACAGGTCCCAGACAATATGATGGGACGTTCTATGAATTTCGTACTTATACCATACAACCAGCAAAGATGAATGAATTCCTGGAAAACACTAATAAGCATATTCACCTTCGTACAACTCATTCTGAACTAATTGGATATTGGAGACAAGAATTTGGAGATGTGATGAATAGAGTCTTTCATATTTGGAAATATG ATAATTTTGCTCATCGAGCTAGAGTTCGGGAAGCCTTAGCCAAAGATGAAGAATggcaagaaaaatatatttctccaaaTCTACCACTTATGGTCCAACAGAAGAATGAAATAGCTTATCTAGTACCATGGTGCAAATTAGAAAAGCCTCCTAAAGAAG ggtTCTATGAAATTGTTACCTTTCACATGAAGCCTGGAGGACCGGCTCTTTGGGGTGAAGACTTTCAAAGAGCAGTGAATACCCATATCCAAGTAGGCTATTCAAAACTGATTGGAGTTTTTCACACAGAATTTGGAACGCTCAATAGAG TTCATGTTCTTTGGTGGACTGATACACCAGACAATCGCGCAGCTGGAAGGCACAGAGCCCATGAAGATGCCCGAGTGGTGGCAGCTG TTCGGGAGAGTTGCAACCACCTGGAATCTCAGGAAAATGTGTTTCTCATTCCACTACCATTTTCAcctctaaaataa